Proteins encoded within one genomic window of Methanobacteriales archaeon HGW-Methanobacteriales-1:
- a CDS encoding TIGR03576 family pyridoxal phosphate-dependent enzyme, translating into MIVDTNIHEVKKRENSLLIIKKIIQSDGRNKLYDLTGLSGGFLINDEDLKLLETYVGPAIFEDQLLQMGKKHLGGEKVLGLNRTSSGILATILALVRPGSYVVHYLPKLPSHPSIPRSCKLIGANYIEFDDLENFFIPDDTSLIVITGSTMDHQVIDVKEFKEIINKAKSHSKSSDGGVPVLVDDASGARLRTVIFNQPTAIELGADLVVTSTDKLMDGPRGGLMSGSEDLMNEIKSKAHQFGLEAQPPLVAGMVRALESFNPENLLNSLEKKHELNKSLNSKFKGFEETPTGVMISPDVLKSQIEEKGIKTPLSSSDISFAWAMILLKDYGILTIPAVGMPGASPTVRFDLAAKDAKILDLDELTDLILNSLEMLLNVVDDTEKCKNIIFN; encoded by the coding sequence ATGATTGTTGATACTAATATTCACGAAGTTAAAAAGAGAGAGAATTCTCTGCTAATAATTAAAAAAATTATACAATCTGATGGTCGAAATAAGCTATATGATCTAACTGGGCTTTCCGGAGGATTTTTAATTAATGATGAGGATTTAAAACTTTTGGAAACTTATGTGGGGCCTGCAATATTTGAAGATCAACTGCTTCAAATGGGGAAAAAACATCTCGGTGGAGAAAAGGTTTTAGGTCTTAATAGAACAAGTTCTGGTATATTGGCTACAATATTGGCTCTCGTAAGGCCTGGAAGTTATGTAGTTCATTATTTACCAAAATTACCGTCTCATCCATCTATTCCTCGTAGTTGTAAGCTTATAGGTGCTAATTACATTGAATTTGATGATTTAGAAAACTTTTTCATACCAGATGATACATCTTTAATAGTTATAACTGGATCAACCATGGATCACCAGGTTATTGATGTAAAAGAATTTAAGGAGATAATCAATAAGGCTAAATCTCATTCAAAGTCTTCAGATGGTGGAGTTCCAGTACTGGTTGATGATGCTTCTGGAGCTAGACTAAGAACTGTAATTTTCAATCAGCCAACGGCTATTGAATTAGGTGCAGACCTGGTAGTTACCAGCACAGACAAGCTTATGGATGGTCCTCGAGGGGGGTTGATGTCTGGAAGTGAAGATTTAATGAATGAAATTAAATCTAAAGCACATCAATTTGGCTTAGAAGCTCAACCTCCTCTAGTGGCAGGTATGGTAAGGGCCTTAGAAAGTTTTAATCCTGAAAATCTTTTAAACTCATTAGAAAAAAAACATGAGCTTAATAAATCTTTAAATTCTAAATTCAAAGGTTTTGAAGAGACACCTACTGGTGTCATGATATCTCCTGATGTTTTAAAATCACAAATTGAGGAAAAAGGTATCAAAACTCCTTTATCTTCTTCAGATATCTCATTTGCATGGGCCATGATTTTACTTAAAGATTATGGCATTTTAACTATTCCCGCGGTAGGAATGCCTGGAGCATCACCCACAGTGAGATTTGATTTAGCTGCTAAGGATGCTAAAATTTTAGATCTAGATGAATTAACTGATTTAATTTTAAATTCGCTAGAAATGCTGTTAAATGTGGTTGATGACACTGAAAAGTGTAAAAATATAATTTTTAACTAA
- a CDS encoding DUF2070 domain-containing protein: protein MSSTNNVMGLSKFIMTLPQTKISLFTMVFLSFIVGSISFFIDPTPGSFSTDILYGGTAGVLIFGLSSIMSGAITQPWVNSLKGRKMKMKQSMFLALFSMAIILIIYLIGCGLSSFFESNYILNAIVFGCAMVFAVRTLVIWGTSNINFKNSVAISAIQPLLIISMLIVVVFLTTRLDNIGYFSVLGLILKSLIAIIILVIAIYSFVLVVESPMRKNLGVGALELLSLFISHITEGSSALEGVFEDIGEPIETVVGIVSFKTSKGIKALFLSPCVHPGPIGSIGGGNMPTTLAESFDNFTMVTHGPSTHDFNPVSAKEIEKVEKTIKDALKDISYSENASKFIRVSENNAKIGAQFFGNDLLLLATFAPNGFDDIDFGVGLSLMNLAKTRCNSENTILVDCHNSFKGEAGRVLPGNKEVFDLMDAIEKIECESKGDSIKVGCSYNPMDNFSKADGIGQSGIKVLVVNVENQNTAYILLDSNNMVIGYRDIIIEAVKKLGIDSVEVMTTDTHSVNTLAGGHNPVGSKKKEEILECIIQCTNESLDDLEPVSVGCKSARIKNLNIWGPTNSTELVSTISSIVAVSRIIAPLVLLSALFFVFVWIFYGAP, encoded by the coding sequence ATGTCCAGTACAAACAATGTGATGGGTCTCTCTAAATTCATCATGACACTGCCCCAAACAAAAATTTCACTATTTACAATGGTATTTCTAAGTTTTATCGTTGGTTCTATTAGTTTTTTTATTGATCCCACCCCTGGAAGCTTCAGCACAGATATATTATATGGTGGAACTGCAGGAGTTTTAATATTCGGCTTAAGTTCCATAATGAGTGGAGCCATTACTCAACCGTGGGTTAACTCCCTTAAAGGCCGTAAAATGAAAATGAAACAGTCCATGTTTCTAGCTCTCTTTTCTATGGCCATTATTTTGATTATTTACTTGATTGGATGTGGTTTATCCAGTTTTTTCGAATCAAATTACATTTTAAATGCTATAGTATTCGGCTGTGCCATGGTTTTTGCGGTGCGAACTCTAGTTATATGGGGAACTTCAAATATCAATTTTAAAAACTCTGTGGCAATTTCAGCTATCCAACCGCTCCTAATTATTAGTATGCTTATTGTAGTTGTATTTTTAACTACTCGTCTTGATAATATTGGATATTTTAGCGTTTTGGGACTGATTTTAAAAAGTTTGATAGCAATTATCATTCTGGTTATTGCCATTTATTCTTTTGTACTGGTAGTTGAATCCCCTATGAGAAAAAATCTGGGAGTAGGTGCATTAGAGCTTTTGAGCTTGTTTATATCCCATATTACTGAAGGTTCTTCTGCTTTAGAAGGAGTTTTTGAAGACATAGGTGAGCCTATTGAAACTGTAGTTGGAATAGTTAGTTTTAAAACTTCAAAAGGAATTAAAGCACTATTTTTAAGCCCTTGTGTTCATCCAGGACCAATAGGAAGTATTGGTGGAGGTAACATGCCCACCACTCTTGCTGAGAGCTTTGATAATTTTACCATGGTAACCCATGGGCCATCAACCCACGATTTTAACCCCGTTTCAGCTAAGGAAATAGAAAAAGTGGAAAAAACTATTAAAGATGCCCTGAAGGATATTTCTTATTCTGAAAACGCCAGTAAATTTATTAGAGTCTCAGAAAATAATGCAAAAATTGGTGCCCAATTTTTTGGAAATGATCTGCTGTTATTAGCTACTTTTGCACCAAATGGATTTGATGATATTGATTTTGGAGTTGGTTTATCTTTAATGAACCTGGCCAAAACCAGATGTAATTCTGAAAATACTATTCTAGTTGATTGTCATAATTCATTTAAAGGGGAAGCAGGTCGAGTTCTACCAGGAAATAAAGAAGTTTTCGATTTAATGGATGCTATAGAGAAAATAGAATGTGAATCAAAAGGAGACAGCATCAAAGTAGGGTGCTCTTATAACCCTATGGATAATTTTTCTAAAGCAGATGGTATTGGGCAGAGTGGAATAAAGGTTCTAGTAGTAAATGTAGAAAATCAAAATACGGCTTATATTTTGTTAGATTCTAATAATATGGTGATTGGATACCGGGACATCATCATTGAAGCTGTAAAAAAATTGGGAATCGACTCAGTAGAAGTCATGACCACAGATACTCACTCAGTAAACACACTTGCCGGAGGTCACAACCCTGTTGGTTCCAAGAAAAAAGAAGAAATCCTTGAATGTATTATACAATGCACAAATGAGTCATTAGATGATTTAGAACCAGTTTCAGTAGGCTGTAA
- the accC gene encoding acetyl-CoA carboxylase biotin carboxylase subunit produces the protein MFNKVLIANRGEIAIRVMRACRELGVKSVAVYSDADKNSLFAKYADEAYSIGESTPSQSYLNIDKIMDVAEKCGADAIHPGYGFLAENSKLGKECEKQGMKLIGPSGSVIESMGDKITSKKLMRKAGVPVIPGTDKGISTIEEAVDIAESIGYPVIVKASAGGGGIGMRTVYERDELVRAIESTQSVAASAFGDSTVFIEKYLEEPRHIEFQIMADEHGNIVHVADRECSIQRRHQKLIEEAPSPIMTEELRETMGAAAVKAAKSINYTNAGTVEFLYSNGDFYFLEMNTRIQVEHPITEIVTGVDLVKEQIRIASGKELCCAQEDISVMGHAIECRINAEDPLAEFAPNPGKITGYRSPGGIGVRVDSGVYMNYSIPTFYDSMISKLIVWGRTRSEAINRMERALSEYVILGVKTTIPFHKAIMRSSDFRAAKLNTHFVDEHRKGIMEEMEKVVIEDKERVDRLKSTFLPNKKVAAITAAVGNYMSAAQSQQKPK, from the coding sequence ATGTTTAACAAAGTTCTAATTGCCAATCGTGGTGAAATAGCAATACGAGTAATGCGTGCCTGCAGAGAGTTGGGCGTTAAAAGTGTTGCAGTTTACTCTGATGCTGATAAAAATTCTCTTTTTGCCAAATATGCTGATGAAGCTTATTCAATAGGTGAATCAACCCCTTCCCAAAGTTATTTAAACATAGATAAAATTATGGATGTGGCTGAAAAATGTGGTGCCGATGCTATACATCCAGGTTATGGTTTTCTGGCTGAAAATTCAAAATTGGGAAAAGAATGTGAAAAACAAGGCATGAAACTCATAGGCCCATCAGGATCAGTTATTGAATCAATGGGTGACAAGATTACTTCTAAAAAATTAATGAGAAAAGCCGGTGTCCCCGTAATTCCCGGAACTGATAAGGGAATTTCAACCATTGAAGAAGCTGTGGATATAGCTGAATCAATAGGTTATCCCGTTATTGTCAAAGCTTCTGCTGGTGGTGGAGGAATTGGAATGAGAACCGTCTATGAAAGAGACGAACTCGTTAGGGCCATTGAATCAACCCAATCAGTGGCTGCTTCGGCCTTTGGAGATTCTACGGTATTCATAGAGAAATATTTAGAAGAACCACGTCACATTGAATTTCAAATTATGGCCGATGAACATGGAAATATTGTTCATGTAGCCGATCGGGAATGCTCTATCCAGAGAAGGCACCAAAAATTGATTGAAGAAGCTCCATCTCCAATAATGACTGAAGAATTAAGAGAAACAATGGGTGCGGCCGCTGTTAAAGCAGCTAAATCAATTAATTATACTAATGCTGGAACTGTTGAATTTCTCTATTCCAATGGCGATTTTTATTTCCTGGAAATGAATACCAGGATCCAGGTAGAACACCCTATTACTGAAATAGTAACTGGAGTTGATCTAGTAAAGGAACAAATCAGAATTGCTTCAGGAAAAGAACTTTGTTGTGCTCAAGAAGACATTTCGGTCATGGGACACGCCATTGAATGTCGTATAAATGCTGAAGATCCTCTGGCAGAATTTGCTCCCAACCCCGGTAAAATAACCGGATATAGGTCTCCAGGAGGTATTGGGGTACGGGTAGATAGTGGAGTATATATGAATTATTCCATACCAACATTCTATGATTCCATGATTTCCAAACTTATTGTATGGGGCAGAACACGAAGTGAAGCTATTAACCGTATGGAAAGGGCCCTAAGCGAATATGTAATTTTAGGAGTCAAAACGACCATTCCTTTCCACAAGGCCATTATGAGAAGCTCTGATTTTAGAGCAGCGAAACTTAACACTCACTTTGTTGATGAACACCGTAAAGGAATCATGGAAGAGATGGAAAAAGTAGTTATAGAGGACAAAGAAAGAGTTGACCGTTTAAAATCCACTTTCTTGCCAAATAAAAAAGTTGCTGCTATAACTGCAGCTGTGGGAAATTATATGAGTGCCGCTCAATCTCAGCAAAAACCAAAATAA
- the rpl3p gene encoding 50S ribosomal protein L3, translating to MARHHQPRKGSVAFSPRKRAAKETPRIKSWPMANEPRLLGLAGYKVGMTHVMMVDNTKNSPTEGMEISTPVTILEVPPICVMGIRAYENTTRGLKAMGDVLADNLNEELSRKISLPKEYNKDAAVEKIKENLQHVAEIRVLINTNPKVTSVPKKKPEIFECGVGGKTPDEQLNFAIEMLGKEISAKDIMDDGEYVDSIAITKGKGFQGPVKRWGIRIQYGKAARSSKARHVGSIGPWTPSRTMWTVAQAGQMGYHKRTEYNKKILKIGEASEADAVNPAGGFVKYGLVKNDYIIIKGSVPGPSKRLIILRKAIRSNGKNSDAPQINYISTASKQGV from the coding sequence ATGGCTAGACATCATCAACCAAGAAAAGGATCAGTTGCATTTAGTCCTAGAAAGCGAGCAGCCAAAGAGACACCAAGAATCAAGTCCTGGCCAATGGCCAATGAGCCGAGATTATTGGGTCTTGCTGGATATAAAGTGGGCATGACTCACGTTATGATGGTAGATAATACTAAAAATTCCCCAACTGAGGGAATGGAGATTTCTACACCTGTTACTATTCTAGAAGTACCACCCATATGTGTGATGGGTATCAGGGCTTATGAAAATACTACTCGTGGTTTAAAAGCCATGGGAGATGTTCTCGCTGACAATTTAAATGAAGAACTATCAAGGAAGATATCACTTCCTAAAGAATACAATAAAGATGCTGCAGTGGAAAAAATTAAAGAAAACCTGCAACATGTTGCTGAGATACGAGTTTTAATTAACACTAATCCCAAAGTAACCAGCGTACCTAAGAAAAAGCCGGAAATATTTGAATGCGGTGTCGGGGGCAAAACCCCTGATGAACAACTTAATTTTGCCATTGAAATGCTGGGTAAAGAAATTAGTGCCAAAGATATTATGGATGATGGAGAATATGTTGACTCCATTGCTATAACTAAAGGTAAAGGTTTCCAGGGCCCAGTTAAAAGATGGGGTATTCGGATTCAGTATGGTAAAGCTGCTAGAAGTAGTAAAGCACGGCACGTTGGTTCCATAGGTCCTTGGACTCCTTCCAGAACTATGTGGACTGTTGCCCAAGCTGGTCAAATGGGATATCACAAAAGAACTGAATATAATAAAAAAATATTAAAAATCGGTGAAGCATCTGAGGCAGACGCTGTTAACCCAGCTGGAGGGTTTGTTAAGTACGGTCTGGTCAAAAATGATTACATAATCATTAAAGGATCAGTTCCAGGCCCTTCAAAAAGATTAATTATTCTAAGAAAAGCTATTAGATCCAATGGAAAAAATAGTGACGCTCCTCAGATTAACTACATCAGTACAGCATCTAAACAAGGTGTTTAA
- a CDS encoding RNA-binding protein: MLKKHLSIFIPDSLTAETTDLKLKTYKVGAIARSAAIFNADRIVVYHDDANKKEAKFISDILTYMNTPQYLRKKVFPIRNELKHVGLLPPLRTPHHPTGKPGEGDYRQGLTLKRTRKGTFVDIGADKTAFCKEQLTVNKILSFRVTKLGKEIIVEPDEPENEYWGYETLSNYNNLHQSLKTVKPDFVVATSRNAAPITSILDEVKFKVQNAKHVAILFGGPYSGLPDDIGSQNLVDLEVNTIPLQGTKTVRTEEAVLATLSVFNLLLNSD; encoded by the coding sequence ATGCTAAAGAAGCATTTATCTATATTTATCCCGGACTCTTTAACTGCGGAAACTACTGATTTAAAACTCAAAACCTATAAGGTTGGAGCGATTGCGAGATCCGCAGCTATATTCAATGCAGACCGGATTGTAGTGTATCATGACGATGCAAACAAAAAAGAGGCAAAATTTATTAGTGATATTCTCACTTATATGAATACACCTCAGTATCTTCGAAAGAAGGTATTTCCGATAAGGAATGAGTTAAAGCATGTGGGGTTACTCCCACCACTTAGAACTCCACACCACCCCACAGGGAAACCCGGCGAAGGCGATTACAGACAGGGACTAACGCTCAAAAGGACCAGAAAAGGGACCTTCGTTGACATAGGGGCGGATAAAACCGCTTTTTGCAAGGAACAACTAACTGTAAATAAAATACTAAGCTTTCGAGTAACCAAGCTGGGTAAAGAGATAATAGTCGAACCGGATGAACCAGAAAATGAGTACTGGGGATATGAGACGTTATCCAATTATAATAATCTTCACCAAAGTTTAAAGACAGTAAAACCGGATTTTGTGGTGGCAACATCCCGTAATGCTGCACCGATAACTTCTATTTTAGATGAAGTGAAATTTAAGGTACAAAACGCCAAACATGTGGCTATTTTGTTTGGTGGTCCTTATTCTGGCTTACCTGATGATATTGGAAGTCAGAATCTGGTGGACTTAGAAGTGAATACTATACCTCTTCAGGGCACCAAAACTGTAAGGACAGAAGAAGCAGTTTTAGCGACTTTGTCTGTTTTTAACTTGCTCTTAAACTCAGATTAA
- a CDS encoding RNA 3'-phosphate cyclase yields MIEIDGSLGEGGGSIVRISTALSALTSKPIHIFNIRAKRTKIGLASQHLNSVKSVGQISNASIDGLHLGSSEFEFHPGELKSGNFQLDVKTAGSIGLILQSFMIIAPFASKSSKIQISGGTDIRWAPSIDYIKNVTLPVLEKMGYDANIDLIKRGHYPKGRGEVKAEIFPLKKLNPINLLKSEIDSIKGISHVSNLPIHVAERQATSAERILKKTGFDIDIDVEHSSNNSGPGSGIVLWAQGNTRLGGSSIGKPGKSAEIVGEEATNELLVSLKSNSALDEHMADQIIPYMAIAGNSKVELSRLTMHALTNLNVVEKFLSTKFEVIYNGNYLDFHNLEKKFEKVGPVIIKSK; encoded by the coding sequence ATGATTGAGATTGATGGTTCTTTGGGGGAAGGTGGGGGTTCTATAGTTAGAATTTCTACTGCATTATCTGCTCTAACCTCAAAGCCAATTCATATTTTTAATATCCGTGCTAAACGCACTAAAATAGGACTGGCCTCCCAACATCTAAATTCTGTTAAATCTGTGGGCCAGATTTCCAATGCTTCTATTGATGGATTGCATTTGGGTTCATCTGAATTTGAGTTTCATCCGGGTGAATTAAAAAGTGGAAATTTTCAGTTGGATGTTAAAACTGCAGGTAGTATAGGATTAATATTACAATCTTTCATGATTATAGCTCCTTTTGCTTCTAAATCTTCTAAAATTCAAATTAGTGGTGGAACTGACATTCGATGGGCACCATCAATAGATTATATTAAAAATGTTACTTTACCCGTATTGGAAAAAATGGGATATGATGCCAATATAGATCTCATAAAAAGAGGCCACTATCCTAAAGGTAGAGGCGAAGTAAAAGCTGAAATTTTCCCATTAAAAAAGCTTAATCCCATAAATCTATTAAAATCAGAAATAGATTCAATTAAAGGTATATCGCACGTTTCAAATCTTCCTATCCACGTTGCTGAAAGACAGGCCACTTCTGCAGAAAGAATTCTAAAAAAAACAGGTTTCGATATTGATATCGATGTAGAACACTCTTCTAATAATAGTGGTCCCGGATCAGGAATAGTATTATGGGCACAGGGAAATACGAGGTTAGGTGGTAGCTCTATAGGAAAACCAGGCAAATCTGCGGAGATCGTGGGTGAAGAAGCTACAAATGAATTATTAGTTTCTCTTAAAAGTAATTCTGCTCTTGATGAGCACATGGCTGATCAAATTATTCCTTACATGGCTATCGCAGGAAATTCCAAAGTAGAATTATCTCGGTTGACCATGCATGCTCTGACAAATTTAAATGTGGTGGAAAAATTTCTCAGCACTAAATTTGAAGTAATCTACAATGGAAATTATTTAGACTTCCATAATTTGGAAAAGAAATTTGAGAAGGTAGGTCCGGTTATTATAAAATCCAAGTAA
- a CDS encoding TIGR00288 family protein, which translates to MRSFEKLTSLKDYIPLKRKEADEKNVGLLVDGPNMLRKEFSLNLDLVRGIMAEYGNMRVGKVLLNQYASDKLIEAIVNQGFTPIVVAGDTDVYMAVEAMELIYNPNIDVIALMTRDADFLPIINKAKENGKDTIVIGAEPGFSAALQNSADDAIILKAENGKDKNGRHSEPKETI; encoded by the coding sequence ATGCGTAGTTTTGAAAAACTAACTTCCTTAAAAGATTATATCCCTCTTAAAAGGAAGGAGGCTGACGAAAAAAATGTTGGATTGCTTGTCGATGGTCCAAACATGTTAAGAAAAGAATTCAGCCTTAATTTAGATTTAGTAAGGGGAATAATGGCCGAATATGGGAATATGAGGGTTGGTAAGGTTCTTTTAAATCAATATGCTTCTGATAAACTGATAGAAGCAATTGTAAATCAAGGATTTACTCCTATTGTCGTGGCTGGAGATACTGATGTTTATATGGCTGTAGAAGCTATGGAATTAATTTATAACCCTAATATTGATGTTATTGCACTTATGACTCGTGATGCTGATTTTTTACCAATAATTAATAAGGCCAAAGAAAATGGAAAAGATACTATTGTAATAGGGGCAGAACCTGGATTTAGTGCGGCGCTTCAGAACTCAGCTGATGATGCTATCATATTAAAAGCTGAAAATGGAAAAGACAAAAATGGTCGCCATAGTGAACCAAAGGAGACTATCTAA
- a CDS encoding fumarate hydratase, translated as METILDTPLSKEKIDDLKAGDVVYLSGTIFTARDRAHNRIIQEGAPYDLEGSVIFHAGPIIKMEEATDKSDDLDMPNAKMIAVGPTTSTRMNPFQSEVIDMGVKAIVGKGGMDENTSKALIRNKAVYLAAVGGCAALYVNAIKKIKNVFWLDLGVPEAIWELEVEKFGPLVVAMDSKGANLYEEIRKNISNSRENIQNK; from the coding sequence ATGGAAACTATACTTGATACTCCTTTATCTAAAGAAAAAATAGATGATTTAAAAGCAGGTGATGTTGTTTATTTATCGGGAACTATTTTTACTGCCCGGGATAGAGCACATAATCGCATAATTCAAGAGGGTGCTCCTTATGATTTAGAGGGATCTGTGATATTTCATGCAGGACCTATAATAAAAATGGAGGAAGCAACCGATAAATCAGATGATTTAGATATGCCTAATGCTAAAATGATTGCAGTTGGCCCTACTACCAGTACTCGAATGAATCCTTTCCAATCTGAGGTTATTGATATGGGTGTAAAGGCCATAGTTGGAAAAGGTGGTATGGATGAAAATACTTCTAAGGCATTAATTCGAAATAAAGCGGTTTATTTAGCAGCAGTAGGTGGATGTGCTGCTCTTTATGTTAATGCCATAAAAAAAATAAAAAATGTTTTCTGGCTAGATCTGGGAGTTCCAGAGGCGATATGGGAACTAGAAGTGGAAAAATTTGGCCCGTTGGTAGTTGCTATGGATTCTAAAGGTGCTAATTTATATGAAGAAATTAGAAAAAATATCTCTAATTCAAGAGAAAATATCCAAAATAAATGA
- a CDS encoding biotin--[acetyl-CoA-carboxylase] ligase, with translation MQEQILEILYAEEGKYVLHKEISSLLNINKKELKENIEALEEYGYVFNSSPELGIQVVESPNLILPYEIKRGLKTDYIGQNIHYFSEIDSTNNVAKKLAEEGAKEGTIIIAETQTRGRGRRGKQWISPAGGVWMSIILRPQIPPSEAPQLTLMTGVAVAETIKKFGLDVGIKWPNDILIGSRKVCGILTEANAKFSTLDYVVVGIGIDANVNTENFPSDIQKSATSLKKELNEDIRGPELVQEFLKIFEDTYNEFKEGSFPEILGEWRRMSKTIGSYVEVRKQLGKIVRGEAVGITNEGALILELDNGTLRKVISGECLHIEK, from the coding sequence ATGCAGGAACAAATACTGGAAATTTTATATGCAGAAGAGGGAAAATACGTTTTACATAAAGAAATTAGCTCCCTACTTAATATTAATAAAAAAGAATTAAAAGAAAACATCGAAGCTCTGGAAGAATATGGGTACGTCTTTAATTCGTCCCCCGAATTAGGAATACAGGTAGTTGAATCTCCAAACCTCATTTTGCCATATGAAATAAAAAGAGGCCTCAAAACAGATTACATAGGCCAAAATATTCATTATTTCAGCGAAATTGACTCAACTAATAATGTAGCTAAAAAGCTGGCGGAGGAAGGTGCCAAAGAAGGTACCATAATAATTGCAGAAACCCAAACCCGTGGAAGAGGTCGCAGAGGTAAGCAGTGGATATCACCAGCAGGCGGAGTATGGATGTCAATAATTCTGCGTCCCCAAATTCCCCCTTCGGAAGCTCCCCAATTAACTCTTATGACTGGGGTAGCAGTAGCTGAAACTATAAAAAAATTTGGACTAGATGTGGGAATTAAATGGCCTAATGACATATTAATTGGTTCTAGAAAAGTTTGTGGAATACTCACTGAAGCAAATGCCAAATTCAGCACACTTGATTATGTGGTTGTGGGGATTGGAATTGATGCTAATGTGAATACTGAAAATTTCCCATCAGATATTCAGAAAAGTGCAACTTCACTCAAGAAAGAGTTAAATGAAGATATTAGAGGTCCGGAATTAGTTCAGGAATTTTTAAAAATATTCGAAGATACCTACAACGAATTTAAAGAAGGTAGTTTCCCTGAAATACTGGGCGAATGGCGAAGAATGTCAAAAACTATAGGAAGCTATGTTGAAGTTCGAAAACAGCTGGGAAAAATAGTTAGAGGAGAAGCTGTCGGTATAACTAATGAAGGAGCACTTATTTTAGAATTAGACAATGGAACTCTTCGTAAAGTAATATCTGGAGAATGTTTGCACATTGAAAAATAA
- a CDS encoding RNA methyltransferase, whose amino-acid sequence MKTNFKPIKKQRHLEMALESISGHPKPKIELEQYHTPSIIASDVLWNAYNLGDIEDKNVIDLGCGTGIFALGSSMLGAKCACGIDIDFDTLTTAQETSEKLGLSENTNFIELDINNISSEEIKCMDTCIQNPPFGSQLKVKKGADRIFMEKAIHIAKVVYSFHMAETEDFVENYFSNLGGKITHKFYYTFSIPRTYSFHKQEAKKIEVIVVRVERINK is encoded by the coding sequence ATGAAAACTAATTTTAAGCCCATAAAAAAACAAAGACATTTAGAAATGGCTTTAGAATCAATTTCTGGGCACCCAAAACCCAAAATAGAATTAGAGCAATATCACACTCCTTCCATAATAGCTTCTGATGTTTTGTGGAATGCTTATAATTTAGGAGATATTGAAGATAAAAATGTAATTGATTTAGGTTGTGGAACTGGAATTTTTGCTTTAGGATCTTCTATGTTGGGTGCTAAATGTGCTTGTGGGATAGATATTGATTTTGATACATTAACCACGGCCCAGGAAACTTCTGAAAAACTGGGCTTAAGTGAGAATACAAATTTTATTGAACTGGATATTAATAATATATCTTCTGAAGAAATAAAGTGTATGGATACCTGTATTCAAAATCCACCCTTTGGATCTCAACTAAAAGTGAAAAAAGGCGCAGATAGGATCTTTATGGAAAAGGCCATCCACATAGCCAAGGTAGTATATTCTTTTCACATGGCTGAAACCGAAGATTTTGTGGAAAATTATTTTTCAAATTTAGGCGGTAAAATAACTCACAAGTTTTATTACACGTTTTCAATTCCTCGAACTTATTCTTTCCATAAACAAGAGGCTAAAAAAATAGAAGTGATTGTAGTAAGAGTTGAAAGAATTAATAAGTAA